The genomic DNA GGATGCCCTTCGTGTCCTTCTTGTGGCGTTATTTGTTGAACGTTTGTGTGATCGTTGATCGTTAACCCTTCAGACACTGTTGTTGTGCGGCACTGTTGctcctcccgctcctcctACACCTTCTTCCTGGAGTTAAAAGAATCCCCCGAGTAATCCTTCCAAACCTCTTCTTCCAGGTACTGCTACGAGTGCGTCAACAAAGCCACCAATGAGCGCAAATGCATCGTTTGCGGCGGCCATCGTCCCTCGCCGGTGGGCAAGATGATCTACTGCGATCTGTGTCCGCGCGCCTATCACGCCGACTGCTACATCCCACCGCTGCTGAAGGTGCCGCGCGGCAAGTGGTACTGCCACGGCTGCATTGCACGCGCACCGCCGCCCAAGAAGcgcagtggcggcagcagcagcagcaagtcgCGTCGCGATCGCGATGCCAGCACGGCGGCCAAGCGGCGCAACGACAAGCCGCTGCCGGGGCCAGGCGGAGCCGCCAGCATGGAGCATTTGCCCCAAATGGGCGGCGGGGactcgcagcagctgcaacagtcGCTGAATTCGTCACACGACGAGTCCATGACATCACTGCCGCCGCCTTTGAGGTGAGTTCTCAATGAGAAGCAGCCCAGAAATCACACCAGAAACTAATGCTCTCCTTTGTTCGACTTGTTTTTTATAGTCCGGCGCATTCGGTTGCCTCGGCCACGTTCGAGGATCAGCAGCACACAAACTCCATCGACAGCAGCCGCTTCCAGGCGCATctaggcaacaacaacaacggtgCCGTGCCACTGCCCGAGGATGTGGCTCTTGTTGCGACCGGCTTCCCGGTCTATCCGCCACCCAGCGCCTTTGCCGCTGGTCTGGTGAGTCCCGCAGGAGCCACAGTTCTGCCCGTACTTCCCCATGCACCGATGCAGTTCGGCAACGTGGCCATGTCGCCGCGAGCTGTGACACCCACGCGAACACCAACGCCGACCCCAGCGCCGACTCCACCACCACCGGGGCCGCTGCATCCGCCTGTGCCCACAGCGACAACACCGCTGCTCATGCAGGCCTCGCCGACAGCGCTAAACGCCATCTGCCAgtcgccgccgcagcagcaacaccagcagcagcagccgatgaCCATGCCTTCGCCGCGTGcctgcacacccacaccacccGCAGTGGGTGTGGGCTCGGGAGTAACGCAAATGTCACCGCCGCCCATCAACATACACGCCATACAGGAGGCCAAGGAGAAGCTaaagcaggagaagaaggagaagcatgCGACCAAGAAGCTCATGAAGGAGTTGGCCGTCTGCAAGACCCTCCTGGCCGAAATGGAGGTGAGAATTTCACACGGGACTGATGCCCCTTTGGCGTAACTAATTCTGTATCTATTTTGGGTTCTGTTCTTGGCAGCTTCACGAGGATTCGTGGCCGTTTCTGTTGCCGGTAAACACCAAACAGTTTCCCACATATCGCAAGATAATCAAATCGCCCATGGACCTCTCCACCATTAAGAAGAAACTTCATGATTTGAGGTAGAGTATAGCCGCCGATCACTTGACTCCATGTATTAATTGCCCTTGGTTTCTCCTGGTTTATATAGCTACAAGGGACGTGAGGACTTTTGCGTGGATGTGCGGCAGATCTTTGACAATTGTGAAATGTTCAATGAGGATGACTCGCCCGTGGGCAAGGCGGGGCATGGCATGCGCAAGTTCTTCGAGTCTCGCTGGACAGAGTTGACCGAGAAGCACTCCTGATCGTATCCACAGCTTCAGCTAGCCAGCGGCAGCTCTACACCGGATCCCATAGAAGTAGTGATAGCAGCGGTGGAACCAACCGCTGAAGCAGCACAATTTCGGACAAGAGATTAGCATTACGCGTAGAGAGgagtagaagcagcagaaggaataCAATTGTATATAGATAGAGGGGATAGCGATTCGGGTTTAGTCGTAGTCTACaagcagaaacacacacacacacacaaaagcattaatatatatatttatatatagtaCGAGTAGATATTAAATATTCTATATATAACCCACGTGAGCCCCACGTCCTACATTGTTCGACGAGGCCTTTGCAAGAGGTCCTCCCATGTAGCCAGCAAGAACAAGCGCGCACCCAGCAGCGTGCCAGCAGTGAAGCAGTATAAACCATAACTATTAGCCAACATAATCGAGCAGCTCCTAACTATAGTTAGACGTTTAAGAAGCCATCCACAGTACAGCACAGACGACTCTGACGAAAATAAGAAACGTACAAAAACTGTGTCGCCCTCCCAATAAATCCTCCTCCTTCCCACAATcccaaaatcaatcaatcgagcCGACATTCGAACAgtattttgtgcacaaagctCTGCGCCTCGGCtttgttttacacatttcTAAAAACGTAATAATACAAGAAAGTAtcatttaaattgtaattttaaacacttaatttaaatttaaaatgctaaTTGTAATgtaattgtttgtgtttacaATTTAAAGCATCATCAACGAAGCGCTCATTTAAGTTTTAACGTGTATTACTGTACTTATAGCCACTCCGACAATTGTAtttaaacatatacatacataaatacatacatacatatatacatatatatatataattagcATTAACAATTAACTGGCGCAAGAGCGGACTCAAATATACTCAAAGGGATGCTCGCTCCACGAACGTCACAGAGATCGTTCGGACGATCCATCGATAGAGCGAGTTGTAAATGTGAAACGAAGGGCAGACctacaattaaatttaattaaatgtattaaattatttactcTGTGTACATTTCTCCACAATGTAGTTGGCATTTTTAATCGCAACTTTTGGCAAATCGCAAAGgaatatttgaaattcaaaatacaaaatacaaaactaaagttaaatattaatcaagtcgatgaatgaatgaatggatggaggCAGTGAGAGAGGCCCCTTGCTGGACATATCCTAGCGGGATGTAAGCGCAACTCCAGATGCGAAAAACGAGAATTAGAAGGGTAGAATCAGAGGCGAGTTTTAGCTGTAGATAGTCCCATGCCCCCCAAAAAATGATATATGATCCGCACGAGCCTAGCATATAGTCCCAGCCGTTGTTGGGGTCGCATTATGTGAATTATGAAtgttaaatatacattttacatatgtgtatatgtttatgtagtATTATGTACACACCGAAAATACAACAGACAAAAGTTAGCAAAAGTTCAATCCTATTTACACGaataacaaaacattttttgaataAATCAAACTCATTTGCAGTGCAGCACaataattgaatgaaattgaaCAAAACGAAGGagctggagtggagtggagtggatatTTTAAATGGATTAAATACGAAGACGAGTATTGGGTGTGAAAAGATAGACAGTTTTGCCGCTTTAACAATaaaccgaaccgaaaccgAACCCATAGCAGACATACCAGACAGTAAACCTCAACAATAACTACCTAAAAGATACAACAGACAGATGAATATAGCCATTATAGACTTGTGTAAAGTTCGATATGAAATGAGACAGGAGTCAGGCAGCAATTGCAATGAGTTGCTTGTGTAAATAGACAGCGAAGCGAACCCCAACCaatgcatgtacataagtcTAAGcattatgcatatttatattaaagtCCAATCCAGATGCAGAAGGCCGACCTGGATTCCTGCATGTTATTGGCACTTCCCCAGGCGATATATTGAAAGGGTCGTGGAGGCTTGCCCCTGGCAATATCTATTTGTATTCcgatttgtatttaattgtgTGTTTATGGTGATacatatagaaatatatatatatatatattttaaaattatacaTGAAACAAATATCCCTAATCCATGCATACATGTGAACGTAATTACTCATTAACAGAAAAGGAAATATTAAACGATAACTAAGCAAACTCCAAGCATGTACGATTGTGAGagcataacacacacacacacacaaactcacacacacaagcgcacaCGAAATCAACAAGCAACATTAaagtaaacaacaaacaaaagaaaacaaaatttacaaaaattaaataatggcGGGGCATCATTTTCGACTTTCGTGCACAaggaaataaaaagcaaacaaaaaacagaacaaaataaaagtacagtaaagcatataaaaaaatacaattatctgtgtgtgtttcgcaTTTTTATGGAGTTGTTCCTGAGGGAACGATCGGATGGCAATTAACTCATTTCTGGGCTgatgcatctgcatctgcatctgcatctcgtgccaagctgcctgcctgcctgcctgcctgacacGCTTCATCTTTCCACTTGGATCGACAGATGAGTGAGCGGATccgactgagactgagagcCAGCCTGAGACCGCAAGCTTGAGCTTGGCCATTGGCCTCACCATTTACCGTTGGCCCGTTGCAATTGGCCCATGCAATGCTCCGTTGGCTGTGCCACCATGTGACAGGCCATAATCAAAACGAAAGCAGGGGCTTTGGGGTTTTGAAAGCGCATCAAAAGCCCAACCGCAACTGTCGAATGGGCGGAGATGGAGATCTCTCATCCGGTCAGGGTTTCGGCCTCTTCTGGCTATTCCCTCAACCAAATCAAGTCTTCAAATcatttaattatgcataaataaatccaAGTTCTATAAATCTTTGCGCTATAAATCTCTcccttttgttattttgcgCAAATTTTGAATTGCTGACAGATTGGCATCCCTGTTTTTACGTAGGTGCGATATGGTTTCGGGGAATGAACATAAAAGTCGAATCTCGTGTGTGGGAACCGTCGCCGAAGGTGTTAATATTTGAGAAGCTCTTTGGGAGCGCGTAATCCCCCAGGCATCACTGTTGGACCCAAAAAGACCGACGAACTGCGTACCACAAAAGATCATTCGATTTTCTTACCCTCTCCAGAGTTTACCCTGCAGTCCCTGGCCCATTGCAACGTTCTGAAGCATTGACAGTTTGAAACTCGAAACGCTTTAAAAATCGCTGATTTATGTAATTATTCGCGGCGACAAGAATTTCGTGCAGCAGAGCCCAGAGGCGAACACAaagggcagagagagggagccacGACACAGAGATTGGGCCGCAGTCAGCCTCAGTtcgagctcgagctcgagctccagctcccgccACATTATCAAAACATCATGGAAGATGACCAAATTAACTGGGCTTCGGTCCCAGACGACAGACTTCGACGTGAGCGTGGACCTgggccacagctacagctccagctgcgaTGGCGACTAGTTAGCGGGGCTACCTGGCAGGGCCCACTGCCTGTCCCTTGGACGatcgttggctgctgctgctgctgctgctaaaggcaataaaattgACTCCATCGAAATTAAGAACCGAACGAAATTGTATTGAAAACTCTTTAGTGGAACTGCAGGGGAACTTGGGGCTGAGGCCAACTAATTTAGTGCCCTGCAACGAAAcgagtttgctgctgctgtctcgcgtcttctatgtacatatgcatgtatatcCAATtcacaatatacatatatatatatatacatatgcataaatgcatatgagagcagcagcagctagcagACAGCCGTTCGTTAAGTTCGTTGCCCAAAATGGAGATTTGTACGAGACTTGCAGCCAGTCgtggcgagagagagagtcttgATTGGGACATTAATTAAGACACAAATTGCTTTACCCAAAAGCGATGCAATATCACCCAGCCAGCCATAAGTGGCGGATGCATGTACAAAATATACCACTATATTTCATGAATATTCCATGGCAACTACTGACAGCTCAATGAGGGAAGAACCTTAAAATGGTAGCCCAAGAGAGCgttaaaaaagaaactttaacTAAGCgggagaaataaataaactaagtGGAAATCAACTGAAAATAAAGAGAAGTTCTTGGAGTACAACCAAGTTGGcaattaacaattttaaaGGCTTTCAGCTAGAGTTTTATTTGCACTTCTGttggcaaaatatttctaTTTAGATTCTGTTCTCATGGTGGAACAAAACGAAGACTTTGTACACACTGCAGTTGGATCTTTGGGTTGGCTGTGGAGAGATCTTTGCGACTTCGTAATGGCAAGGCATTTGGggataaaaataataataattcttCATTTCTTCTGTAGGTATTCTGGCATCATGGAGCATCAACGTTTACGCCTAACTTTACTTTAGCTTCTAATCAAATTCTAAGCTAAGCTTCTGTTCTACTcctaatttattttgtatatgcAAACTTAAGAATGTCCCGAATAAAAGTTGCCCTTTTACATTGCTCTCCCCCCCAACAATTGCTCTGCCAGCTATGTTTcagcaagagagaaagagaagccaacagcagacagcagcaggcagagttCGGCTCAGCGAGGAGCAGGGTTCGgatcgacgacgacgacgacgacaatgatgctgaggctgaggctgaggctgatgaTGCCATCTGTGTCGGGCAGCCTGACATGGCAGTTGCTTGTCCCGCCTCGTCCTCCGCCCAacgtgctctctctctctcagtcactctctctctattatCGCTACGTCTCGATCGTCTTGGACTTGCACTTGGAGTCGGACTTGGACCTGGgtctgtgtgcctgtggctCTGGACAACGACATCATATTGGTGACACATGAACACGATTGTGAGCTACCAGCCAGAAGTCAGTCTATAAAGTTGGTAAACAGTTGCTgcccgctgttgctgttgttgctgttgttgctgttgctgtttgtttgttgtctggCTGAACAACgtgcaacatttgcatttttttaatttgctaCAACTGCAGAGAGCAGGGAGGGAGCCAGGGAGCAGCcagggagcagccagcagtgcCTGCTGCCATGGAGTGTGATGCGAGCGCAACTCCATCTTGGTatcctccatttccattcccatttccattaccATCTTGGCGTGCGTTTGGGTTGAGTAAGGTTCGTGCCATCTATGGCTCGGGgcgttgttgtggtttttgcctGCTTTATCGGGAAATGAAAACATCAGACCATGGCCCCAAAAAGGAGAGCCAATGCCAGATGGCGGGCACACAgggtcacacacacagggTAAAGGATACGGCAGCTCCCCCCCCCACTCATCAAGGCAAATTGGTTGTGGGATTGGGCTTTAATGGCCCGGCTAATGGCTAATCATGATTTCCGTTCGCACTATTCAAGCTCCTCCGCacatcgcacacacaaatcatgGCTGGTGTCGGAGACTCTCAATCTTTCATCTCCATCTTTCAGCGTTGTCCATCGGCAATCTCGGACTTGGGCGTTGGCGGCTTTTACTCGTTTCATGTGTAATTGTCTTTGTAATTCTAGAGAAATTGCAGCCAGCCTCGGACTTGATTTATGCGTAggggcagcaaaaggaaatggcAACTCCAAAGCAAAGCGATAGAAGaaacaaagagagggagagggagcgaggggggcatagtttttaattaaaaatattttatgctcgATTTCTGACGAAGCTGCATTAGTCGCcatctgccgctctctctctctctctctctctctttttgtgtgtgtgtgtgtcggccATATTGTCGGCCATTAAGACAATT from Drosophila subobscura isolate 14011-0131.10 chromosome E, UCBerk_Dsub_1.0, whole genome shotgun sequence includes the following:
- the LOC117890689 gene encoding pollen-specific leucine-rich repeat extensin-like protein 3 isoform X2, translating into MIYCDLCPRAYHADCYIPPLLKVPRGKWYCHGCIARAPPPKKRSGGSSSSKSRRDRDASTAAKRRNDKPLPGPGGAASMEHLPQMGGGDSQQLQQSLNSSHDESMTSLPPPLSPAHSVASATFEDQQHTNSIDSSRFQAHLGNNNNGAVPLPEDVALVATGFPVYPPPSAFAAGLVSPAGATVLPVLPHAPMQFGNVAMSPRAVTPTRTPTPTPAPTPPPPGPLHPPVPTATTPLLMQASPTALNAICQSPPQQQHQQQQPMTMPSPRACTPTPPAVGVGSGVTQMSPPPINIHAIQEAKEKLKQEKKEKHATKKLMKELAVCKTLLAEMELHEDSWPFLLPVNTKQFPTYRKIIKSPMDLSTIKKKLHDLSYKGREDFCVDVRQIFDNCEMFNEDDSPVGKAGHGMRKFFESRWTELTEKHS